One Poecilia reticulata strain Guanapo linkage group LG19, Guppy_female_1.0+MT, whole genome shotgun sequence genomic window carries:
- the itgb3b gene encoding integrin beta-3b, with the protein MAALPTRWLLWMCVFTFAGKISASGSNVCTSRGASTCKQCLAVHPSCAWCFQEDFGHGVASSSRCDLKKNLIAAGCESSGLESPTSRLQVIEDRPLSNKAAGATQDVTQIKPQKLHITLRPDDAKRFTVKVRQVEDYPVDLYYLMDLSYSMNDDLFRLRTLGRGLAEAMNRTTSNLRMGFGAFVDKPLSPYMYISPEAAVKNPCYSINTTCLPQFGYKHVLSLTEEVGRFTEEVKKQMVSRNRDAPEGGFDAIIQAAVCKEQIGWRPGASHLLIFTSDAKTHVALDGRLAGIVHPNDGQCHLNADNMYSMSTTMDYPSLALITEKMSENNINLIFAVTNPVVPLYQNYSELIPGTTVGTLSNDSGNVIQLILKAYAKIRSKVELELLGVPEELSLSFNATCLNGELIPGLKSCSGLKIGDTVSFSVEARARGCPRQKKKTFIIKPVGFKDSLTITVTFECDCKCQSKAQPNSPKCSNGNGTYECGMCLCHPGRLGPYCECAEGDYNPMEQDRCSGPAGSGGSVCSGRGDCVCGQCVCHSSDFGKVWGKLCECDDFNCLRYKGELCSGHGVCNCGFCQCAPDWQGENCNCSRRTDTCMSNLGLLCSGRGQCVCGVCECTQPGAYGATCDKCPTCPDACTMKKECVECKHFKRGKLHDDNTCSRICKDEIVLVDEIVLHDTNAVNCSYKDEDDCVEHFQYYEDASGKSILFVVKEPDCPKGPDILVVLLSVAGAILFLGLAALLIWKLLVTIHDRREFAKFEEERARAKWDTGHNPLYKGATSTFTNITYRGKD; encoded by the exons ATGGCTGCGCTCCCAACGCGCTGGCTcttatggatgtgtgttttcacatttgcaGGGAAAATATCAGCAAGCG GTTCAAACGTGTGCACCTCCAGAGGAGCCAGCACATGCAAGCAATGCCTGGCTGTGCACCCCAGCTGTGCTTGGTGCTTCCAGGAG GACTTCGGTCATGGAGTTGCCAGCTCGTCACGCTGCGACCTGAAGAAAAACCTGATCGCGGCGGGTTGTGAGTCATCCGGTCTGGAGTCTCCGACCAGCAGACTCCAGGTGATCGAGGACCGGCCGCTGAGCAACAAGGCGGCCGGAGCGACCCAAGATGTCACCCAGATAAAGCCGCAGAAACTGCATATCACTCTCAGGCCAG ATGATGCAAAGCGCTTCACAGTGAAGGTGCGCCAGGTAGAAGACTACCCGGTTGACCTTTACTACCTCATGGATCTATCCTACTCGATGAACGATGACCTTTTCCGCCTGAGGACGCTGGGCCGCGGTCTGGCCGAAGCCATGAACCGAACCACCAGCAACCTGCGCATGGGCTTCGGGGCTTTTGTGGACAAACCGCTGTCGCCGTACATGTACATCTCACCTGAGGCGGCCGTGAAAAATCCCTGCTACAg CATTAATACCACCTGTCTGCCCCAGTTCGGCTACAAACACGTGCTCTCTTTGACGGAGGAAGTGGGCCGCTTCACGGAGGAGGTGAAGAAGCAGATGGTGTCCAGGAACCGGGATGCCCCAGAGGGAGGATTCGATGCAATCATCCAGGCTGCTGTGTGCAAG GAGCAGATCGGCTGGCGTCCAGGTGCATCCCACCTCCTGATTTTCACCTCCGATGCCAAAACCCACGTGGCTTTGGACGGTCGGCTCGCTGGAATCGTGCATCCCAACGACGGGCAGTGCCACCTGAACGCCGACAATATGTACAGCATGTCCACCACTATG GATTATCCGTCACTCGCTTTGATCAcagagaaaatgtcagagaaCAACATCAACCTCATCTTTGCAGTCACCAACCCTGTGGTGCCCCTATACCAG aaCTACAGTGAGCTTATTCCTGGCACCACAGTGGGAACGTTGTCCAACGACTCCGGAAACGTCATCCAGCTCATCCTGAAAGCGTACGCT AAAATTCGCTCTAAAGTGGAGCTGGAGCTTCTAGGCGTCCCAGAGGAGCTGTCCTTGTCCTTTAACGCCACCTGTCTGAACGGAGAGCTCATCCCCGGCCTCAAATCCTGCTCCGGCCTCAAAATAGGAGACACG GTCTCATTCAGCGTAGAGGCCCGCGCTCGAGGCTGTCccagacagaagaagaagaccTTCATCATCAAACCAGTTGGCTTCAAGGACTCCCTCACCATCACCGTCACCTTTGAGTGTGACTGCAAGTGCCAGAGCAAAGCCCAGCCAAACAGCCCCAAATGTAGCAATGGGAACGGTACCTACGAGTGCGGCATGTGCCTGTGCCACCCGGGCAGGTTGGGGCCGTACTGCGAGTGCGCAGAGGGCGACTACAACCCCATGGAGCAGGACCGCTGCAGCGGGCCGGCGGGATCCGGGGGATCCGTCTGCAGCGGCCGCGGCGACTGCGTGTGCGGCCAGTGTGTGTGCCACAGCAGCGACTTCGGAAAAGTGTGGGGGAAGCTGTGTGAGTGTGATGACTTCAACTGCCTGCGATACAAAGGAGAGCTGTGCTCAG GTCATGGAGTGTGTAACTGCGGATTCTGCCAGTGTGCGCCAGACTGGCAGGGCGAGAACTGTAACTGCTCCCGACGCACAGACACCTGCATGTCCAACCTGGGTCTGCTCTGCAGCGGCAGGGGCCAGTGCGTCTGCGGGGTCTGCGAGTGCACCCAGCCGGGGGCCTACGGGGCCACGTGTGACAAGTGCCCCACCTGCCCAGACGCTTGTACCATGAAGAA GGAGTGCGTGGAgtgtaaacatttcaaaaggGGAAAGCTGCATGACGATAACACCTGCAGTCGAATCTGCAAGGACGAGATTGTGCTTGTAGATGAAATAG TTCTCCATGACACGAACGCGGTAAACTGCTCGTATAAAGACGAGGACGACTGCGTGGAGCATTTCCAGTACTACGAGGACGCCAGCGGCAAATCCATCCTGTTTGTGGTCAAAGAGCCGG ACTGCCCCAAGGGTCCGGACATTTTGGTGGTGCTTCTGTCGGTGGCGGGAGCCATTTTGTTCCTCGGCCTGGCCGCTCTGCTGATCTGGAAGCTGCTGGTTACCATCCACGACAGGCGGGAGTTTGCCAAATTCGAGGAGGAGCGCGCTCGGGCCAAGTGGGACACR gGGCACAATCCTCTTTACAAAGGAGCAACGTCTACCTTCACAAACATCACATACAGAGGAAAAGACTGA